The Gemmatimonadota bacterium DH-78 region ACGACCGAGTTCCACGGCGTGTGCGGGCTACTCCTCTCTCAGCGACCCGACGACGTCCACCCGGGTCGCCCGGACCGCCGGCTGCAGCACGGCGATCAGCGCGGCGATCCCGAGCGCGGCGATCCCGACGCCGAAGGCGATCGGGTCGAGCGCGGGAACATCGAAGAGGAATCGTTCCAGAACGCCCGCCAGCAGCGCGGCGCCGATCACCCCCACGACGCTCCCGATCCCGGCCACGGTGGCCCCCTGCCGGAGCACCATTCCGAAGACGCGGCTCGGCCCTGCACCCAGGGCGAGCCGCACGCCGATCTCGCGCTGCCGACGCCCGACCGCGTGCGCGAGGGTGCCGTAGAGCCCGACGGAGGCGAGCAGCAGGGCGGCCAGCGCGAAGCTCCCGATCAACCACGCCTGGAACCGCGGCTCGGTCTCGACCGCCCGGATGCGATCCTCCAACCGGATCATGTTCTGCGTCGGGACGATCGGCGAAACGGCGGCCGCGGCCAGACGCAGTTCGGAGGCGAGCGCACCGTACTCCCGATCGCTGCGGACGACCGTCTTGACCCAGGGCCAGTCGATCTGGGTGTACGGAATGTAGAGCCCGGGTCGAGGGCCCTCTTCCGCCCGCCGAACCACGGCGTCGTCCACCACCCCGACCACCCGGAAGGCGGTGCGATCCTCCCCGATCTCGATGGTCCGACCGAGCGGAGCCTCTCCGCCGAAGTCCCGCTCGACGAGTGCCCGGTTCATGATCGCGACCGGCTCGGAGTCCGGGCCGTCGGTGGAGAGAATGTCCCGACCCGACACGAGTGGCTGTCGCATCGTCTCGAAGTAGCCCGGCGTGATCGCATACCCGGCGATCCCGACGCGCACCTCCTCCTCGGTCTCACCCGGCAGAAGGATCCCCGGCGCCCAGTTCGGATCCTCGAAGGGCAGGTTCGACGCACCGGCGACCGAGGCGACCCCGGGAACGCGCCGGACGGCCTCGAGCGTCTCGTCCCACGCGCTCCAGGTCTCCTCGGGCCCCCCGGGCCTCTTCGCCGCGAGCTGGAACGACACCAGCCCCTCCGGTTCGAACCCGGGATCCACCGACGAGACCTTCACGAAGGAGTGCATGAGCACGCTCGCGCCGATCCCGAGCACGAGCGCGACCGCCAGCTGCGCGGTGACCAGGACGTTTCGGAATCCCGAGGGCGCCCCCCCACCGGATCCCGCCGAATTCGACCGGATCGCGATCGCGGGATCTCGGCGAGCCACTCGCAGCGCCGGCACCGCAGCCACCGCCACACCGGCCCCGATCGAGACGGTCGCGGCCAGCGCGAGAATCCGCCCGTCCACCCCGATCGTGCCCATGCGCGGAACCTCGGGCGCCATTGCGAGGAAGGTGTCGACGCCGACCATCGCGATCAGAACCCCGAGCGCACCGCCGGCGAGCGCCAGGAGAAGGCTCTCGACGACCACGTGGGTGACCAGCGTCGCACGCCCGGCACCGAGCGCCCTGCGAACGCTGAGCTCCCCGACCCGGTCGCTCGTGCGAACGAGGAGGAGATTCGCGGTGTTCATCGCAGAGATGAGCAGAAGGAGGGCCGCGGCCCCCAGGAAGACGAGAAGGGGGCGGCGGGCCGTCCCCACCACGTCGTCTCGGAGCCCGTTGACTCCGTACCCGAACCACGAGCCATCCGGATAGACCGACCCGTCCGGATGCTCCCGCGCGAGTTCGGCGGCGAGCCCCTCCAGTTCGGAGCGGGCGCCCTCCGCCGTCACCCCGGACGCGAGGCGTCCGACCAACGTGACCGAGCGGCTGCCCCGGCTCTCGTACCGCAGATGAGCCGGGTCGAGCGGCTGCCAGAACTCGACCTCGGTCGAGCTGACGTTCTCGGGGACGACGAAATCGGGCGAGAGGACCCCGACGACGGTGGGAGAGGCGACCCCGTCCGGCGCAGGCAGCGGCTGCCCGACCACCCCGGGGTCGCCGCCGAACCGACGCATCCACGCCCCGTACGAGATCAGCGTCGGCTGAATTCGGTTCTCTCCGTATTCGTCCGGCGTGAAGAGTCGTCCGATCGCGACCCCGGCTCCGAGGATCGTGAAGAAGTCGTCCGTCACCCGGGCCATCCGGGTCAGTTCCGGGCCTTCTCCGCGGTCGGGCAGGAGGGCACTCGCGATCTCGGCTCCCGCGATCCGATCCAGCGTGCGCGAGCGTTCGCGGAGGAACTCCATGTTCTTCACGGACACACCCGCGAGGTACTGGAGACCGTCCACTCCCTCGACCCATTCCCGTCCCGGGAAGGTGACCCCGACCGCGACGAGACGGTCTTCATCGTCGTACGGGAGCGGCCGCAGCATCACGCCGTCCACCACCGACAGGATCGTCGTCGTCGCCCCGATGCCCAGGCCGAGCGTCAGCACCGTGACCACGGCGAACCCCGGACGCCGAAGCAGGCCCCGTGCTCCTGCAGAAATCGCGCGAACCACCCCACCCATGTCACCACCTCCCCCGTTCCACGCCTCTCGGACGTCGTCATGATCCCAGTCCCGCCGGACACGCGCCAGCACGCTCCGGGGCATCCACCACCGCACCAGCGACCGCATCACATCCACGAGATGATCCCGCTCGGCCGTCCACCGAGGGCCCGGTCCGTCGACCAGAGACGCCCACGACTCCCGGAGGTCGCCGCGCAGGTATTCGGCACCGCGCCCGCGCAGGCAGCTCTCCAGCAGCCGCGCCGGCCACCAGGGCCGTCCCTTCACTCTCCCCGTGCCTCCCTCAGACGCGCCTCGAGCCGGCCCAACAGGCCGTCGGAAAGAGCGCGAAAGACCCGGACCGAACGATCGAGGGCCTCCAGACCCGCCGGCTCCAGGCGGTAGTAGCGCTTCCGCCGCCCGCCTCGCTCCGCGGTCGGCTCTCCGACCCAGCTGTCCACCAGCCCCTGATCTCGCAGCCGGTCCAGACCGGTGTAGACCGCACCGGACGAGACCGACCGACCCGTGCGCCGGTGAATCGCCTCGCGTACCGTCACGCCGTACGCCTCGTCCCCCTCCAGATCGAGAAGGGCGAACAGAATGGACTGTTCGAGCTCGCCGAGCGCCTTGGCCATCGTCGGGTCCGCCGGATGCAGGGGTTTGTACTGCGTTGCAGGTGATGCACGATATCTACTGCAATGCAGGGTCGGGGGAAAGAGGTGCGTCTCGAGCCGCCCCTCTCGCCCACAGCACCAGGGCCGAGGCAAGCACACCATAGCCGAGGAACCCGAGCGAGAGCGGAGTCACGGTGCCGTCGTACGCGCGGTCCAGCAGGGCCGCGAGGACCGCACCGATCCCGAGTTGCGACGCACCCATCAGTGACGACGCCGTACCGGCCACCTCCGCCATGGGAGCCAACGCGATGGAGTTCATGTTGGGGATCAGGAGTGCGTGACACCCGAACATCGCCGCGAGCCCCACCAGGAACGCGAACAGCGGTGGTCGGCCACCGGTGATCAGCGCCACGATCACCATCACGCTGGCCATCACGAGGTACGCCGCGAGCACGACGTTGCTCAGCCGGCGCGATCCAACCCTCCGCACGATCCGTGCGTTGAGGAGCATGGCGACGCCGATGACCGCGGCCAGCCCCCCGAAGATGAGAGGGAATCGGGCGGCCTGGTCGAAGGTCCGGCTGAAGAGGTTTTCGGCGGTGCCCAGATAGGAGATGAAGACCGCGTAGAGCGACGACATGGCGAGCGTATACGCCACCGTCGTGCGATTCGAAGCCACGATCCCGGCGGCTCGTGCGATCTGCCTCGGACCCGCCTCGATGCGGTGCTCGCTCCGCAGGGTTTCGGGCAACCGCAGCGTCCAGGCCGCCATCAGTGCAACCGCCACCACGCACACGCCGAACACCCATCGCCACGACGCCACGGCCACGATCCCGGCGCCCACGGTCGGCGCAAACACGGGCACCACGATGAACACGGCCATGAGATGCGAAATGGCGCGCGACATCTCCTCCCCCTCGTATGCATCCCGGACGACGGCCATCACCACCACGCGGGATCCGGCGGCCCCGAGCCCCCAGATCAACCGCGTGATCAGCAGTACGGTCAGCGAGGGGGCGAGGGCACTGGCCAGCGCCCCGACGGCGTACACCGCGTAGCTGGCCAGGAGCGTGGGCCGGCGGCCGAACCGATCCGCCAACGGCCCGTAGACCAAGGTGCCCGCCGCGAGGCCGAGAAAGTAGGCGGTGACTGTTCCCGCGATGGCGTTCGATCCGGGAGCCAGGCCGAGATCGGCACGCATTGCGTCGAACGCCGGCAGCATCAGATCGATGCCGAGCGCCCCCACGGCCATCGCCATGGCCAACATGCCGACGAGTTCCGCACGCCCGATCGAGCGGACCCGACCGCGCACCGGGTCGAGCCCGGCAGAGGTCGAGCTCACCGGGCCGGCGCCTGAGCGAAAGGCAGGGGACGGGCCCGGGCGGCGATCGTGGGATCAGCGGCAGGGGCGACGCGGGCAGCGCCCGTGCGAAGAGCGCGACGGCGGGGCGTCATGAGCACCTCGGGACTGGGGTGGAGGGGCGGAAGCCGAGAAGAATCGCACACCCGGTCCCGACGTTCCACTCGCCCGGTCGAGTGGCCCACCCCCGTCACGCCGGCGGTGCCACCCGCCCGACTCCGACACGAGGACCGCCGGGTTCCATCTCGGATCGTCCCGCACTCTCCACTGTGGAGCGACCGGTGGAGTTCGACTCCGGTTCGATATCGAACGTCCAGATGCCGTTCGGTCACGACCGCACCCACGGGCTGCTGCGTCACAACATCCCAAACGCGATCATCGAGACGACGCTTGTTCGGTTGTGCACGCCATACGTCTAAAATCCACCAACGAACACCCATCACTCGACGACGGTTGGTCGGTTTTGTACGCCTGTGGTACACAACCGACCAACCGCGTCCGCGTCCGTCGCGTTTGGGATGTTCGTCCGCCGCGTCTCGGGCAGTCGCATCGCCGCGCCGCCCCGACCGCACTCCTCCTGCGACTCGATGCGCAGAAGGAATGTCTCGGCATCTACCTCGACGCCCGCGTGGCCCCGACCCGGCCGAGGGGGCTCTCATCGCCCCCCCCTCACACCTCCTCCAGCGCCTCCGTCGGCACCCAGCCCACCTTGCCGTCGTCCAGCACCACCTCGGCCCAGCTGTCGGTGCGCTGGTCGATGCGCACCACCGTGCCCTCGTGGATCTCGAAGAGGGTAAGGTTGTCGTCTTCGGTGGGCGCGGAACGCACGGCCACCGCCTCCACCATGATCACCCCGCGACGCACCTGTCCCACTCCGAATTCGCGCACGGCGACGTTCACGCCGAGCACGACCACCATCACCGCACCGGTGACGACGGCCACCGTGCCCGCTCGCCGCGTCCCTTCACGCCGCGCAAGGATCCGGCCCGCCACCCCGCCCCACACGAGGAACCACCCCAGCGCCACCGCCCCCAGAAGCACCGCGCGGGGGAGCGCCCCCACCCACCATCGCCAGGCACTCACCAGCCAGAAGGTGGGCAGCGGCTCGATGTCGTCGACGGTGAGGGTGCGGGCGAGTGCGAGATTGGAGCGCGCATCGGCCAGGCCGGGGTCGAGCGCCAGCGCCCGCTCCCAGCTCAGGATCGCCGGCCCGAGTTCGCCCGCCTTGAACAGGGCGTTGCCGAGGTTGTAGTGCAGCGTGGCGCTCTCCACCCCCGCGGCCAGCACCGCCCGATAGGACTCGACGGCCCCCTCGAACTCCCCGTCCTGGTAGAGCTGGTTGCCCTGCAGGTAGGCCTCCTCCTGCGCGGCCACCGCCGCGGACGCGCCCAGGAGGGCCCCGGCCCACACCAGCACCGCCGCGAGTCCCCTCACCCAGCCCCTCATCGCACCGCCCGGTCCAGATCCGACACGATCGCCGACGCCTCGTCGAGGAAGCGCGACATCTCCTCGCGGTCGACACCGCGCGGCGCGAACCGCTGCCGGTCGCAGTGGTCGAGGCAGCCGACCGTGCGGTCGACGAGTGATCCCTCCACGCCGCGCGCCTCCAGCGCCGCGCGCAGATCGCTCCGCTGCATGCCGGCGGCCGAGCGATTCAGCGAGTCCGCCACGAAGCCCTCGAGGGCCCGGGCCACCTCGGCGTAGAAGGCACGCGGGTCGTCTCCCTCGGCGAGACGGCCGGCCTCCGCGAAGCGCTTCCGCGCCACCCTTCCGGCGCGGCGCCCCCGCGCCCAGGCCACATCGCCCTCGAGGCGCTCCCGGTGGCGCGCGACGGCGGCGGCCCCGGCCACGCCCGCCATCGGGAGCAGCAGCAGCGTCCAGAAGGCCCAGTGCGCCGCCAGACCGCCGGCCGCCGGTCGGAGCGCGGTGGGGCCGAGCTGGATGAAGCGGATGTCCTGCCGCAACTCCGCCACGCCGCGCCGGGCGCCGACCCCGGGCCCCGACAGGCTCGAGGTGCCGGTCACGGTGAGCGGCAGCTCCGGCGTCTCGGCGGTGCGAAACTCCCCCGCCGCCGCGTCGAAGTAGCCGTACCGGATCGGCGGGATCGCGCGATCGCCCGGGGCCCGCGGAATCAGCACGTACTCGAAGGTCTTCGATCCCGACAGCCCGGCGAGCGACGGCTCCACCGACTCCGACACTTCGGGCGGGAACACCTCGAAGTCGTCGGGCAGATCGAGGGTGGGCTCGGGCACGGCGCGCACGTTGCCCGCGCCCTCCACCCGGACGGTGAGCGTGACCGCCTCGTCGGCGTCGACCGAGGCGCGGTCGAGCGAGGCGGTCACCTCGAGCGAGCCGACCACGCCGCTGAAGGGCTCGGGCGCCCCGGGGGGCAGCGATTCCACCGTGAGGGTGGCCGCGTCGGAACGGAGTCCCACAGACTCGACGGTGGTGTTGAAGAGGCCTCCTCCGAAGAGCCGGTCGAAGGGGTCCTGCCCCGAGCGACGCTGCTGCACTCGGACCCGCGCCTCGATGCTCAGGGGATCGAGGGTGCGCTCGCCGGGCCCGGCCGGCACCACCACGATCCGACGGAGCACCGCCGTCGTGTACTCCTCGCCGTTGCGCGTGCGCGTCTCGACCTGCGCGCCACCCGGCATCGGGAGCTCTTCCACCCAGAAGCCCTCGAGTTCGGGAAGCTGCGTGAGGGCGTACGATACGACGTCGACGTGGGTCCACAGCCGATACGACACCACCACCGGCTCGCCCACCTGCACCGTGCGTGACGACACCTCGGTGGTCAGAAAGAGATCGTCGGGTCCGGGCAGATCGCTGTCGGTACCGCCCGACACCCCGGCCTCCTGGTCCTGGGCCGTCACCGTCAGGGTGAGGGGCTCCGTGGCGTGCGAGCCTCCCCCGGCCTGGAGGGTCACCGGGGGAATGTCGAAGGTGCCCTGCTCCAGCGCCTGGTAGCGGAACTGCAGGATCAGCGAGACGCTCGTCTGCCCGTTCACCGTGCGCAGGGTGGAGGTCGACCCGCTTCCGATGTACCGGGCGAACCCGCCGAGTTGGGGCGAGGTGGGGTTCTGGTCCAGGCGCTGCACTCCGGTCACCTCCACCTGGAGCACGAAGGTGCTTCCCACCGACACCGACGAGCCGGGCACGAGAGAGGCGCGGGCCGACACGTCCTGCGCGACGGCGGCGCTGCTCAGGAGGAGGGTGAGGACCGCCACTCCGAACGCCGTGCGGCCCCGTGTGCGACTCACCATTTCTTGCGCGGAATGCGGCCGCGGGCGGCCGCGGCTCGACGGTTCACGTCACCCGGGTCCTCATCGAGGGCGGCGAGCAGGCGCTCGGCCTCCTCTCGACTCATCGCGCCCTCCTGCGGCACCCCGCCCCCCGGCGCCTCCTGCTCCCCCTCGTTCGGATCCCGATCCGAGCCCGCGTCCGGCTCGCCGGGGTTCTGCTCGCCGGGGTCCTGCTCGTCGCTCTCCGACTCGTCGTTCTCCCCCTCGTTCTCGCCGTCCTCGTCGCCTTCCTGATCCTGCTCCTCGTCTCCCGGGTCGTTCGGCTCCCCGCCCGCCGAGTCCTCGCTCGGCTCGCCATCGCCGCCCTCCTGCTCCTGCTCGTTCGGCTCCGACGGGTCCTGCGGCTCGTCGTTCTCGCCCGAGTCGCCCTCCGGGTTCTGCTGCTGCTCCTGCTGCTGCATCTGCTGCAGCACCCGCTCGAGATTGTGCTTCGCGTCGACGTCGTCGGGGTTCAGCCGCAGCGCCTGCTTGAAGGCCTCGGCGCTGCCCTGCAGGTCGCGGCTCTGGTAGAGCGCGTCTCCCAGGTTGTACCAGGCGGTGGAGGCGAGCGCCGGATCGCCGCTCTCGATGGCCTCCCGATAGGCGTCGAGCGCCCGCTGGAAGTCCTGGCTCTGATAGAGAGCGTTCCCCGCGTTGAACCGAATGAGAGGGGACTCCGGGTTCTCCCGAAGGGCGTCCAGATAGCGCTCGAGGGCCTCCTGATAGCGCCCTTCCTCGTAGAGCCGGTTGCCCTCGTCCACGGCTCCGCGGCCGGCCTGCGCCGACGCCGCCGCCGGTATCGACAGCAGTGCGAGGGCCGCCCAGGCGAGGGTCGGCACGATGGCGCCGGCGAGGCGACTCCGGTGTCGTCGAGTGGTCGTCATGTGTTGAACCTTCCCGTCCATTCCATGCTGCGGGTGCGGCGATCGGCGATCAGGAGTTCCAGAATCAGGAGCAGCAGCGCGGGAGCCAGGAAGATCTGGAACTGCTCCTCGAAGCGGGTCACCTGCTCGGCATCGAGTTCCTCGCCGTCGGCGCGCGCCACCTCGTCGACGAGGTCGTCGAAGGCCGAACCTCCGGGGCCCGCGGCCACGTAGCGTCCGCCGGTGGCCTCGGCCACGCGCTGAAGCGTCGCCTCGTCGAGACGCGTCGTGACGACGTTGCCCTCGTCGTCGCGCAGGAAGCCCTGGCGACGTCCCTGCTCGTCGAACTGCGGAATCGGGACCCCGTCGGCCGAGCCGAGCCCGACCGTATGGATCCGGACCCCCATCTCCCGCGCCCGCTCGAGCTGCAGGTCGATCTCGCCCTCGTGGTCTTCGCCGTCGGTCACGACCACCAGCACGCGCGCCTCGCGGGCCTCTTCGAGGGCATCGAGTGATACGCGCAACGCCTCGCCCAGGTTCGTGCCCTGGATCGGCATCAGGTCGGGCTCCATCGCCCCGAGGAACATGGCCGCCGCCCCGTAGTCGATGGTGAGCGGGCTCTGAACGAAGGCGTCGGCGGCGAAGGCCACCAGACCGATGCGGTCGCCGTCGAGCTGACGCATGAGCCGGAGCACCGAAAGCCGCGCCCGCTCCAGTCGGCTGGGCGCCACATCTTCGGCGAGCATCGACTCCGAGAGATCGAGAGCCACCATCACGTCCTGCCCTCGGGCGCGGACCGTCTCCACCCGCGTGCCGAACTGCGGGCGGGCGAGCGCGATCGCGGCGAGTGCGACCGCCCCGAGCAGCGCGGCCGCCTTGGCCCGGCGTCCGCGGTGGCTGACCGAGGCGGTGAGTCGCGCCACGAGCGCGGCTTCGGCGAACCGCTCGAGCGCCCTGCGCCGGGCGCGCGCTCCCGCCCAGAAGGCCAGCGCCAGCAGCGGCACCAGGGCCAGTCCCAGGAGACCCGGGGGGTCGGCGAATCGAAACATCAGAGCCTCCCCCGCGACCGCGCACGCATGCCGCCCATCAGGGCAACCTCCGAAGAAGCGTCTGGCGCAGCACGAGCTCGAGCACGAGCAGTCCGAGAGCGAGGAGCAGCACGGCGCCGAAACGCTCCTCCCAGGTGGTGTAGTTCTCGACCTCCACTTCGGTGCGCTCGAGCTCGTCGATCTCGGCGTAGATGGCGGCCAGACTCTCGTTGTCGGTGGCCCGGAAGTAGCGCCCCCCCGTGCCCTCGGCCACCTCGCGCAGCGTCGACTCGTCGATGTCGACCGGGATCGTCACGTACTGGGGACCACCGAACGCGTCGTTCACCGGCACCCGGGCACGCCCCTCCGTGCCCACCCCGATCGTGTACACCCGCACGCCGAGCGCCTGCGCCATCTGCGCGGCCGTCACCGGGCCGATCTCGCCCCGGTTGTTGCGCCCGTCGGTGAGCAGGACCACCACCTGCGAGGCGGACGGCGAGGCCTGGAGTCTCTTCACCGCCGTGGCGAGCCCCATGCCGACCGCGGTGCCGTCTTCGATCATGCCGACGTCGAGCTCGTCGAGCA contains the following coding sequences:
- a CDS encoding ADOP family duplicated permease produces the protein MKGRPWWPARLLESCLRGRGAEYLRGDLRESWASLVDGPGPRWTAERDHLVDVMRSLVRWWMPRSVLARVRRDWDHDDVREAWNGGGGDMGGVVRAISAGARGLLRRPGFAVVTVLTLGLGIGATTTILSVVDGVMLRPLPYDDEDRLVAVGVTFPGREWVEGVDGLQYLAGVSVKNMEFLRERSRTLDRIAGAEIASALLPDRGEGPELTRMARVTDDFFTILGAGVAIGRLFTPDEYGENRIQPTLISYGAWMRRFGGDPGVVGQPLPAPDGVASPTVVGVLSPDFVVPENVSSTEVEFWQPLDPAHLRYESRGSRSVTLVGRLASGVTAEGARSELEGLAAELAREHPDGSVYPDGSWFGYGVNGLRDDVVGTARRPLLVFLGAAALLLLISAMNTANLLLVRTSDRVGELSVRRALGAGRATLVTHVVVESLLLALAGGALGVLIAMVGVDTFLAMAPEVPRMGTIGVDGRILALAATVSIGAGVAVAAVPALRVARRDPAIAIRSNSAGSGGGAPSGFRNVLVTAQLAVALVLGIGASVLMHSFVKVSSVDPGFEPEGLVSFQLAAKRPGGPEETWSAWDETLEAVRRVPGVASVAGASNLPFEDPNWAPGILLPGETEEEVRVGIAGYAITPGYFETMRQPLVSGRDILSTDGPDSEPVAIMNRALVERDFGGEAPLGRTIEIGEDRTAFRVVGVVDDAVVRRAEEGPRPGLYIPYTQIDWPWVKTVVRSDREYGALASELRLAAAAVSPIVPTQNMIRLEDRIRAVETEPRFQAWLIGSFALAALLLASVGLYGTLAHAVGRRQREIGVRLALGAGPSRVFGMVLRQGATVAGIGSVVGVIGAALLAGVLERFLFDVPALDPIAFGVGIAALGIAALIAVLQPAVRATRVDVVGSLREE
- a CDS encoding helix-turn-helix transcriptional regulator, yielding MAKALGELEQSILFALLDLEGDEAYGVTVREAIHRRTGRSVSSGAVYTGLDRLRDQGLVDSWVGEPTAERGGRRKRYYRLEPAGLEALDRSVRVFRALSDGLLGRLEARLREARGE
- a CDS encoding multidrug effflux MFS transporter, whose product is MSSTSAGLDPVRGRVRSIGRAELVGMLAMAMAVGALGIDLMLPAFDAMRADLGLAPGSNAIAGTVTAYFLGLAAGTLVYGPLADRFGRRPTLLASYAVYAVGALASALAPSLTVLLITRLIWGLGAAGSRVVVMAVVRDAYEGEEMSRAISHLMAVFIVVPVFAPTVGAGIVAVASWRWVFGVCVVAVALMAAWTLRLPETLRSEHRIEAGPRQIARAAGIVASNRTTVAYTLAMSSLYAVFISYLGTAENLFSRTFDQAARFPLIFGGLAAVIGVAMLLNARIVRRVGSRRLSNVVLAAYLVMASVMVIVALITGGRPPLFAFLVGLAAMFGCHALLIPNMNSIALAPMAEVAGTASSLMGASQLGIGAVLAALLDRAYDGTVTPLSLGFLGYGVLASALVLWARGAARDAPLSPDPALQ
- a CDS encoding tetratricopeptide repeat protein — its product is MRGWVRGLAAVLVWAGALLGASAAVAAQEEAYLQGNQLYQDGEFEGAVESYRAVLAAGVESATLHYNLGNALFKAGELGPAILSWERALALDPGLADARSNLALARTLTVDDIEPLPTFWLVSAWRWWVGALPRAVLLGAVALGWFLVWGGVAGRILARREGTRRAGTVAVVTGAVMVVVLGVNVAVREFGVGQVRRGVIMVEAVAVRSAPTEDDNLTLFEIHEGTVVRIDQRTDSWAEVVLDDGKVGWVPTEALEEV
- a CDS encoding BatD family protein, which translates into the protein MAVLTLLLSSAAVAQDVSARASLVPGSSVSVGSTFVLQVEVTGVQRLDQNPTSPQLGGFARYIGSGSTSTLRTVNGQTSVSLILQFRYQALEQGTFDIPPVTLQAGGGSHATEPLTLTVTAQDQEAGVSGGTDSDLPGPDDLFLTTEVSSRTVQVGEPVVVSYRLWTHVDVVSYALTQLPELEGFWVEELPMPGGAQVETRTRNGEEYTTAVLRRIVVVPAGPGERTLDPLSIEARVRVQQRRSGQDPFDRLFGGGLFNTTVESVGLRSDAATLTVESLPPGAPEPFSGVVGSLEVTASLDRASVDADEAVTLTVRVEGAGNVRAVPEPTLDLPDDFEVFPPEVSESVEPSLAGLSGSKTFEYVLIPRAPGDRAIPPIRYGYFDAAAGEFRTAETPELPLTVTGTSSLSGPGVGARRGVAELRQDIRFIQLGPTALRPAAGGLAAHWAFWTLLLLPMAGVAGAAAVARHRERLEGDVAWARGRRAGRVARKRFAEAGRLAEGDDPRAFYAEVARALEGFVADSLNRSAAGMQRSDLRAALEARGVEGSLVDRTVGCLDHCDRQRFAPRGVDREEMSRFLDEASAIVSDLDRAVR
- a CDS encoding tetratricopeptide repeat protein, encoding MTTTRRHRSRLAGAIVPTLAWAALALLSIPAAASAQAGRGAVDEGNRLYEEGRYQEALERYLDALRENPESPLIRFNAGNALYQSQDFQRALDAYREAIESGDPALASTAWYNLGDALYQSRDLQGSAEAFKQALRLNPDDVDAKHNLERVLQQMQQQEQQQNPEGDSGENDEPQDPSEPNEQEQEGGDGEPSEDSAGGEPNDPGDEEQDQEGDEDGENEGENDESESDEQDPGEQNPGEPDAGSDRDPNEGEQEAPGGGVPQEGAMSREEAERLLAALDEDPGDVNRRAAAARGRIPRKKW
- a CDS encoding VWA domain-containing protein; translation: MFRFADPPGLLGLALVPLLALAFWAGARARRRALERFAEAALVARLTASVSHRGRRAKAAALLGAVALAAIALARPQFGTRVETVRARGQDVMVALDLSESMLAEDVAPSRLERARLSVLRLMRQLDGDRIGLVAFAADAFVQSPLTIDYGAAAMFLGAMEPDLMPIQGTNLGEALRVSLDALEEAREARVLVVVTDGEDHEGEIDLQLERAREMGVRIHTVGLGSADGVPIPQFDEQGRRQGFLRDDEGNVVTTRLDEATLQRVAEATGGRYVAAGPGGSAFDDLVDEVARADGEELDAEQVTRFEEQFQIFLAPALLLLILELLIADRRTRSMEWTGRFNT
- a CDS encoding VWA domain-containing protein, producing MFRFEDPWVLGLLVLIPVLSWVRFRRRPRPATLRYAALDAVREAGGGVAGWLPHVPSVLRGLVVVATVVALARPQTGVSSESVLTEGIDILMALDVSSSMLAEDLEPNRLEAAKSVAAEFVAGRANDRVGLVAFAGEAFTQAPLTIDRGVVTGLLDELDVGMIEDGTAVGMGLATAVKRLQASPSASQVVVLLTDGRNNRGEIGPVTAAQMAQALGVRVYTIGVGTEGRARVPVNDAFGGPQYVTIPVDIDESTLREVAEGTGGRYFRATDNESLAAIYAEIDELERTEVEVENYTTWEERFGAVLLLALGLLVLELVLRQTLLRRLP